One window of the Populus nigra chromosome 4, ddPopNigr1.1, whole genome shotgun sequence genome contains the following:
- the LOC133692920 gene encoding proteasome subunit alpha type-1-A-like isoform X1: MFRNQYDTDVTTWSPAGRLFQVEYAMEAVKQGSAAIGLRSKTHVVLACVNKANSELSSHQKKIFKVDDHIGVAIAGLTADGRVLSRYMRTECINYSFNYESPLPVGRLVVQLADKAQVCTQRSWKRPYGVGLLVGGTDESGAHLYYNCPSGNYFEYQAFAIGSRSQAAKTYLERRFENFMDSSRDDLIKDALIAVRETLQGETLKSSICTVAVVGVDEAFHILDQETVQQLINAFEIVGETEAGAAEEEAGAAEEEAGAAEEGTAAEEGAAAHQDAAPMDI, encoded by the exons ATGTTCAGGAATCAATACGACACAGACGTTACCACATGGAGTCCTGCGGGTCGATTGTTCCAGGTAGAGTACGCGATGGAGGCAGTGAAGCAAGGATCAGCGGCGATTGGACTCCGATCTAAGACTCACGTGGTTCTTGCATGCGTTAACAAAGCCAACTCCGAACTCTCCTCTCACCAGAAGAAGATTTTTAAGGTCGATGACCATATCGGTGTCGCCATCGCAGGACTCACCGCTGACGGCCGTGTTTTGTCTCGGTACATGCGAACTGAATGCATTAATTACAGTTTCAATTACGAGTCTCCTCTTCCTGTTGGTCGCCTAGTCGTTCAGCTTGCGGATAAGGCTCAG GTCTGTACCCAACGTTCATGGAAACGACCTTACGGTGTTGGTCTGCTAGTAGGTGGCACAGATGAATCTGGAGCTCACCTCTATTACAATTGCCCCAGTGGGAACTACTTTGAATACCAGGCCTTTGCAATAGGATCCCGCTCACAAGCTGCAAAGACATACTTGGAACGCAGATTTGAGAATTTTATGGACTCTTCAAGGGATGATCTGATCAAGGACGCTCTCATTGCAGTTAGGGAAACCTTGCAAGGAGAAACACTAAAGAGTTCCATCTGCACGGTTGCTGTGGTAGGAGTTGACGAGGCATTCCATATACTGGATCAGGAAACCGTCCAACAGTTGATTAATGCATTTGAGATTGTGGGAGAGACGGAGGCTGGTGCTGctgaggaggaggctggtgctgctgaggaggaggctggtgcTGCTGAGGAGGGCACCGCTGCTGAGGAGGGTGCTGCTGCTCATCAGGATGCGGCTCCAATGGACATATGA
- the LOC133692920 gene encoding proteasome subunit alpha type-1-A-like isoform X2, producing the protein MFRNQYDTDVTTWSPAGRLFQVEYAMEAVKQGSAAIGLRSKTHVVLACVNKANSELSSHQKKIFKVDDHIGVAIAGLTADGRVLSRYMRTECINYSFNYESPLPVGRLVVQLADKAQVCTQRSWKRPYGVGLLVGGTDESGAHLYYNCPSGNYFEYQAFAIGSRSQAAKTYLERRFENFMDSSRDDLIKDALIAVRETLQGETLKSSICTVAVVGVDEAFHILDQETVQQLINAFEIVGETEAGAAEEGTAAEEGAAAHQDAAPMDI; encoded by the exons ATGTTCAGGAATCAATACGACACAGACGTTACCACATGGAGTCCTGCGGGTCGATTGTTCCAGGTAGAGTACGCGATGGAGGCAGTGAAGCAAGGATCAGCGGCGATTGGACTCCGATCTAAGACTCACGTGGTTCTTGCATGCGTTAACAAAGCCAACTCCGAACTCTCCTCTCACCAGAAGAAGATTTTTAAGGTCGATGACCATATCGGTGTCGCCATCGCAGGACTCACCGCTGACGGCCGTGTTTTGTCTCGGTACATGCGAACTGAATGCATTAATTACAGTTTCAATTACGAGTCTCCTCTTCCTGTTGGTCGCCTAGTCGTTCAGCTTGCGGATAAGGCTCAG GTCTGTACCCAACGTTCATGGAAACGACCTTACGGTGTTGGTCTGCTAGTAGGTGGCACAGATGAATCTGGAGCTCACCTCTATTACAATTGCCCCAGTGGGAACTACTTTGAATACCAGGCCTTTGCAATAGGATCCCGCTCACAAGCTGCAAAGACATACTTGGAACGCAGATTTGAGAATTTTATGGACTCTTCAAGGGATGATCTGATCAAGGACGCTCTCATTGCAGTTAGGGAAACCTTGCAAGGAGAAACACTAAAGAGTTCCATCTGCACGGTTGCTGTGGTAGGAGTTGACGAGGCATTCCATATACTGGATCAGGAAACCGTCCAACAGTTGATTAATGCATTTGAGATTGTGGGAGAGACGGAG gctggtgcTGCTGAGGAGGGCACCGCTGCTGAGGAGGGTGCTGCTGCTCATCAGGATGCGGCTCCAATGGACATATGA
- the LOC133690702 gene encoding uncharacterized protein LOC133690702 isoform X2 produces the protein MGAAALPSNGEIATVTVATHPLVLGLQPAALVDNVAHVDWSLLDQIPGDRGGSMPVAIEELEHILKEVKAHKLASPDELSPMKTMAGGSVANTIRGLSAGFGVSCGIIGACGDDEQGKLFVSNMNFNGVNLSRLRMKQGHTAQADELTEEDFKGSKWLVLRYAIFNLEVIQAAIRTAKQEGLFVSLDLASFEMVRNFRSPLLQLLESGDIDLCFANEDEAMALLRGEQTTDPEAAAEFFAKHCNWAVVTLGADGCIARHGKEIVRVPAIGEANATDATGAGDLFAGGFLYGLIKGLSLEECCQVGACSGGSVIRSLGGEVTPENWQWMYKQMQIKDLPLPDIRN, from the exons ATGGGAGCTGCAGCCTTGCCCAGTAATGGAGAGATTGCAACTGTTACTGTTGCTACTCACCCTCTCGTACTTGGTCTACAGCCAGCAGCTCTTGTCGACAACGTGGCACATGTTGACTGGTCTTTGCTCGACCAAATCCCCGGTGACCGTGGCGGCTCAATGCCt GTTGCAATTGAAGAGCTTGAGCATATATTAAAAGAGGTGAAGGCGCATAAGCTTGCTTCGCCGGATGAGCTATCTCCGATGAAGACGATGGCGGGTGGCAGTGTAGCGAATACTATCAGAGGACTGAGTGCAGGCTTTGGAGTCTCTTGTGGGATTATTGGGGCATGTGGGGATGATGAGCAAGGGAAGTTATTTGTGAGTAATATGAATTTTAATGGAGTGAATCTTTCAAGATTAAGGATGAAGCAGGGACATACAGCTCAG GCTGATGAATTGACCGAGGAGGACTTTAAAGGTTCCAAG TGGTTGGTTCTGAGATATGCAATATTCAATTTGGAAGTTATTCAAGCAGCTATCCGGACTGCAAAGCAAGAGGGTCTTTTTGTCTCTTTGGATTTGGCGAGTTTCgag ATGGTTCGAAACTTTAGATCACCTCTTCTACAGTTACTGGAGTCAGGGGACATAGACCTCTGCTTTGCTAACGAGGATGAAGCAATGGCGTTGTTGAG GGGCGAACAGACTACTGACCCTGAGGCTGCTGCAGAATTCTTCGCCAAACATTGCAACTGGGCTGTTGTGACTTTAGGTGCTGATGGTTGCATTGCAAGGCATGGAAAAGAG ATTGTTCGAGTTCCAGCCATTGGGGAAGCAAACGCAACTGATGCCACTGGAGCAGGAGACCTCTTTGCAGGTGGGTTTTTATATGGATTGATCAAAGGCCTGTCATTGGAGGAATGCTGCCAAGTCGGTGCCTGTAGTGGTGGGTCTGTCATCCGCTCGCTTGGGGGTGAGGTTACCCCAGAGAATTGGCAGTGGATGTATAAGCAGATGCAGATCAAGGACCTCCCTCTTCCTGATATTCGCAATTGA
- the LOC133690702 gene encoding uncharacterized protein LOC133690702 isoform X1 encodes MGAAALPSNGEIATVTVATHPLVLGLQPAALVDNVAHVDWSLLDQIPGDRGGSMPVAIEELEHILKEVKAHKLASPDELSPMKTMAGGSVANTIRGLSAGFGVSCGIIGACGDDEQGKLFVSNMNFNGVNLSRLRMKQGHTAQCVCMVDELGNRTMRPCLSSAVKVQADELTEEDFKGSKWLVLRYAIFNLEVIQAAIRTAKQEGLFVSLDLASFEMVRNFRSPLLQLLESGDIDLCFANEDEAMALLRGEQTTDPEAAAEFFAKHCNWAVVTLGADGCIARHGKEIVRVPAIGEANATDATGAGDLFAGGFLYGLIKGLSLEECCQVGACSGGSVIRSLGGEVTPENWQWMYKQMQIKDLPLPDIRN; translated from the exons ATGGGAGCTGCAGCCTTGCCCAGTAATGGAGAGATTGCAACTGTTACTGTTGCTACTCACCCTCTCGTACTTGGTCTACAGCCAGCAGCTCTTGTCGACAACGTGGCACATGTTGACTGGTCTTTGCTCGACCAAATCCCCGGTGACCGTGGCGGCTCAATGCCt GTTGCAATTGAAGAGCTTGAGCATATATTAAAAGAGGTGAAGGCGCATAAGCTTGCTTCGCCGGATGAGCTATCTCCGATGAAGACGATGGCGGGTGGCAGTGTAGCGAATACTATCAGAGGACTGAGTGCAGGCTTTGGAGTCTCTTGTGGGATTATTGGGGCATGTGGGGATGATGAGCAAGGGAAGTTATTTGTGAGTAATATGAATTTTAATGGAGTGAATCTTTCAAGATTAAGGATGAAGCAGGGACATACAGCTCAG TGTGTTTGCATGGTTGATGAATTAGGTAATCGTACTATGCGACCCTGTCTCTCTAGTGCTGTCAAAGTTCAG GCTGATGAATTGACCGAGGAGGACTTTAAAGGTTCCAAG TGGTTGGTTCTGAGATATGCAATATTCAATTTGGAAGTTATTCAAGCAGCTATCCGGACTGCAAAGCAAGAGGGTCTTTTTGTCTCTTTGGATTTGGCGAGTTTCgag ATGGTTCGAAACTTTAGATCACCTCTTCTACAGTTACTGGAGTCAGGGGACATAGACCTCTGCTTTGCTAACGAGGATGAAGCAATGGCGTTGTTGAG GGGCGAACAGACTACTGACCCTGAGGCTGCTGCAGAATTCTTCGCCAAACATTGCAACTGGGCTGTTGTGACTTTAGGTGCTGATGGTTGCATTGCAAGGCATGGAAAAGAG ATTGTTCGAGTTCCAGCCATTGGGGAAGCAAACGCAACTGATGCCACTGGAGCAGGAGACCTCTTTGCAGGTGGGTTTTTATATGGATTGATCAAAGGCCTGTCATTGGAGGAATGCTGCCAAGTCGGTGCCTGTAGTGGTGGGTCTGTCATCCGCTCGCTTGGGGGTGAGGTTACCCCAGAGAATTGGCAGTGGATGTATAAGCAGATGCAGATCAAGGACCTCCCTCTTCCTGATATTCGCAATTGA
- the LOC133690702 gene encoding uncharacterized protein LOC133690702 isoform X3, whose amino-acid sequence MKTMAGGSVANTIRGLSAGFGVSCGIIGACGDDEQGKLFVSNMNFNGVNLSRLRMKQGHTAQCVCMVDELGNRTMRPCLSSAVKVQADELTEEDFKGSKWLVLRYAIFNLEVIQAAIRTAKQEGLFVSLDLASFEMVRNFRSPLLQLLESGDIDLCFANEDEAMALLRGEQTTDPEAAAEFFAKHCNWAVVTLGADGCIARHGKEIVRVPAIGEANATDATGAGDLFAGGFLYGLIKGLSLEECCQVGACSGGSVIRSLGGEVTPENWQWMYKQMQIKDLPLPDIRN is encoded by the exons ATGAAGACGATGGCGGGTGGCAGTGTAGCGAATACTATCAGAGGACTGAGTGCAGGCTTTGGAGTCTCTTGTGGGATTATTGGGGCATGTGGGGATGATGAGCAAGGGAAGTTATTTGTGAGTAATATGAATTTTAATGGAGTGAATCTTTCAAGATTAAGGATGAAGCAGGGACATACAGCTCAG TGTGTTTGCATGGTTGATGAATTAGGTAATCGTACTATGCGACCCTGTCTCTCTAGTGCTGTCAAAGTTCAG GCTGATGAATTGACCGAGGAGGACTTTAAAGGTTCCAAG TGGTTGGTTCTGAGATATGCAATATTCAATTTGGAAGTTATTCAAGCAGCTATCCGGACTGCAAAGCAAGAGGGTCTTTTTGTCTCTTTGGATTTGGCGAGTTTCgag ATGGTTCGAAACTTTAGATCACCTCTTCTACAGTTACTGGAGTCAGGGGACATAGACCTCTGCTTTGCTAACGAGGATGAAGCAATGGCGTTGTTGAG GGGCGAACAGACTACTGACCCTGAGGCTGCTGCAGAATTCTTCGCCAAACATTGCAACTGGGCTGTTGTGACTTTAGGTGCTGATGGTTGCATTGCAAGGCATGGAAAAGAG ATTGTTCGAGTTCCAGCCATTGGGGAAGCAAACGCAACTGATGCCACTGGAGCAGGAGACCTCTTTGCAGGTGGGTTTTTATATGGATTGATCAAAGGCCTGTCATTGGAGGAATGCTGCCAAGTCGGTGCCTGTAGTGGTGGGTCTGTCATCCGCTCGCTTGGGGGTGAGGTTACCCCAGAGAATTGGCAGTGGATGTATAAGCAGATGCAGATCAAGGACCTCCCTCTTCCTGATATTCGCAATTGA
- the LOC133692991 gene encoding gamma carbonic anhydrase 1, mitochondrial-like, with the protein MGTLGRAIYTVGFWIRETGQALDRLGGRLQGNYYFQEQLSRHRTLMNIFDKAPVVDKDAFVAPSASVIGDVQVGKGSSIWYGCVLRGDVNSISVGSGTNIQDNSLVHVAKSNLSGKVLPTIIGDNVTVGHSAVVHGCTVEDEAFVGMGATLLDGVVVEKHAMVAAGALVRQNTRIPTGEVWGGNPAKFLRKLTDEEIAFIAQSATNYSNLAQVHAAENAKPFDEIEFEKVLRKKFAKKDEEYDSMLGVVRELPPELILPNNVLQDKEHKAK; encoded by the exons ATGGGGACCCTAGGCAGAGCCATATACACCGTCGGATTCTGGATTCGCGAGACCGGCCAAGCTCTTGATCGTCTAGGAGGCCGCCTTCAAGGCAACTACTACTTCCAAGAACAAC TGTCCAGGCATCGAACTCTAATGAACATATTTGACAAGGCTCCTGTAGTTGATAAGGATGCATTTGTGGCTCCCAGCGCCTCTGTAATTGGGGATGTTCAAGTTGGAAAAGGATCATCCATCTGGTATGGATGTGTATTGAGAG GTGATGTCAACAGCATCAGTGTTGGATCTGGAACTAATATACAAGACAACTCCCTTGTGCATGTGGCAAAATCTAATCTAAGTGGGAAGGTGCTACCAACTATCATTGGGGACAATGTTACTGTAG GTCACAGTGCTGTTGTACATGGATGTACTGTTGAGGATGAGGCTTTTGTCGGTATGGGAGCAACACTTCTTGACGGTGTTGTTGTTGAGAAACATGCTATGGTTGCTGCTGGAGCTCTTGTGAGACAGAATACAAGGATCCCTACTGGAGAG GTATGGGGAGGCAATCCTGCAAAGTTTTTGAGGAAGTTGACTGATGAAGAGATAGCCTTTATTGCCCAGTCAGCCACCAACTACTCAAACCTTGCACAGGTTCATGCAGCTGAGAATGCAAAGCCTTTTGATGAGATTGAGTTTGAGAAGGTTCTTCGCAAAAAGTTTGCGAAGAAGGACGAGGAGTATGACTCTATGCTAGGTGTTGTGCGTGAACTCCCCCCTGAACTTATTCTTCCAAACAATGTCCTACAAGATAAAGAACATAAGGCAAAATGA